In Streptococcus mitis, the DNA window AGAAGGTTAAGCGATTCTCCTGCATTTCAAAACGATAAGCTAATTTTTCATGTTCTAATAGACTTTTGACTACAAAGAGCCCCATCCCCGACCCCTTGGCCTTGCGACTAGCATTATCATAAAAAGACTGGGCCAGTTTTTCTTGTTCCTCTGAGCTACAGCTATTTTCGATAAAAAGTTCCCCTTCTCTTTCGCCAATTCGAACTAAGCCACCTGGAATGGAGTGCTTGATAGCGTTGCTGATGAGATTAGACAGAATTAACTTCATCACAGATGGATTTAGATAAGCCTGCTGGTGGTTCAAGCTATTGTCAATCTGAAGTTCTCTTTCTTTGGCTAGTAAGGCATAATCCTTAACGAGACTTTGCGTCATCTGGAGGAGATCAATTGTTTCCCTATCATCTCGCAATTCCTGCACAGAAGAGAGGGAAAGTATCTGCAGAACGTGGTGATTGAGCTCATCCACAATCCCCAAGGCAACTCCCAGATAGTGGTCTCTATCCTTATAGCGACCGATATTCTCTTTCATATTTTCGATCAGGATTTTCAAACTAGCCAAGGGTGTTTTCAGTTCATGAGAAGCCCCTCGCAAAAATTCGACCTTCATCTTTTCAAGCTGGAGAATGGCTTCATTCTTGTCATGCAAGTCCGCAATAACAGTCAAAAGATGCTGGTAAAGGCTATTGATTTGTTCCTTGAGATCACCAATCTCATCCTTAGAGTCCACGCGCAATCGTACTTGGGTATCTAGTTCCATCATCCGACGGGTCACTCGCTTGATTTCCAATATCGGAGCAACAATAGTCCGAGCATAGATATAGGCCACCAAGAGGGAAATCAGAAAGGATGCCAGCAAGGTATAGGGAAGAAACTGGAGACTGATTTGCTCTGCTTCCTTTTGCAAGTCCATGGAAGCTAGAAACTGGAGAGTCATAGTACCACCGTCTTGCGTTTTCACCTCGCGCTCCTCGATAAAAAGAGAGGTGGTCTGGCGGTCTGTATCCAGAGGAAGGCTGTCCTTGACTTCTAACTTGTCCTCGGTCATCTCGCCCTTAACGGCCCCCTTGATATCACTAGTTTGGGAATACAAGTCTAAC includes these proteins:
- the vncS gene encoding sensor histidine kinase VncS, coding for MKRTGLFTKIFIYTFSIFSVLVICLHLAIYFLFPSTYLSHRQETIGQKATAIAQSLEGKDRQSIEQVLDLYSQTSDIKGAVKGEMTEDKLEVKDSLPLDTDRQTTSLFIEEREVKTQDGGTMTLQFLASMDLQKEAEQISLQFLPYTLLASFLISLLVAYIYARTIVAPILEIKRVTRRMMELDTQVRLRVDSKDEIGDLKEQINSLYQHLLTVIADLHDKNEAILQLEKMKVEFLRGASHELKTPLASLKILIENMKENIGRYKDRDHYLGVALGIVDELNHHVLQILSLSSVQELRDDRETIDLLQMTQSLVKDYALLAKERELQIDNSLNHQQAYLNPSVMKLILSNLISNAIKHSIPGGLVRIGEREGELFIENSCSSEEQEKLAQSFYDNASRKAKGSGMGLFVVKSLLEHEKLAYRFEMQENRLTFFIAFPKVTQD